A genomic segment from Hydrogenobacter sp. encodes:
- a CDS encoding zinc ribbon domain-containing protein — translation VDKRNRKTQEKFECRLCGRKLNADVNASRNLSDRVRWGMHLRRIPQVLVRQVDRFLKNLSGERYKCLRSKALGLLSENPYFRGFSDIVLNPMHR, via the coding sequence ATGTAGATAAAAGAAACAGAAAAACGCAAGAGAAGTTTGAGTGTAGGTTATGTGGTAGGAAGCTGAATGCGGATGTGAATGCGTCCAGAAACCTGTCTGACCGTGTCAGATGGGGGATGCATTTACGCCGTATTCCGCAAGTCCTTGTCAGGCAGGTGGATAGGTTTTTGAAAAACCTGTCTGGTGAGCGGTATAAGTGCCTCAGGAGTAAGGCACTGGGCTTACTGTCTGAAAATCCTTATTTTAGAGGGTTTTCAGACATAGTCCTAAACCCGATGCATAGATAG